The following coding sequences are from one Streptomyces sp. V3I7 window:
- a CDS encoding MFS transporter, whose translation MADVLRRGRVSLAFGFFAQGATFALLVTRIPAIQDRYGVSDALLPAFLAAVPVLAGLGSVSAEQLVKRVRASRLLRWSQPVVLLALLGVGAGAGLAGLAVALGVFGLAVGVLDASMNMLGVSLQRAYGRSIMLGFHGAYSLGGIVGASLAWAGAHWQLALWVAYLPVVLVLLPAVLVGSRWYVDGEGAAGAGSEGGGGFGFGWLLPLCLVMTFAYIGDSTVSNWSAKYLDDVLGSSEQLATVPYNVYMVTMLVGRGVGDLGVRRFGAAAVVRAGALVAALGFAVVAGASGAWVGMAGFMLLGFGLCVLVPQTFAAAGRLAVERHGSAASDAAVARLNVFNYVGFLVGSPLVGAVGEAWSYRGAMLVPMVLVLATLVCARSFGAQPDRYGGGHERPRTADVGRGSNGL comes from the coding sequence ATGGCTGATGTGCTGCGGCGCGGCAGGGTTTCGTTGGCGTTCGGCTTCTTCGCGCAGGGGGCCACCTTCGCCCTGCTGGTGACGCGGATCCCGGCCATCCAGGACCGCTACGGCGTCTCCGACGCGCTGCTGCCCGCCTTCCTCGCCGCCGTGCCGGTTCTGGCCGGGCTCGGGAGCGTGTCGGCCGAGCAGCTGGTGAAGCGTGTGAGGGCGAGCCGGCTGCTGCGGTGGTCCCAGCCGGTCGTGCTGCTGGCGCTGCTCGGGGTCGGCGCGGGCGCGGGACTGGCGGGGCTGGCGGTGGCCCTGGGCGTCTTCGGGCTGGCCGTGGGGGTGCTGGATGCCTCGATGAACATGCTCGGGGTGAGCCTTCAACGGGCGTACGGGCGCAGCATCATGCTCGGGTTCCATGGCGCGTACAGCCTGGGCGGGATCGTGGGGGCCTCGCTGGCATGGGCCGGGGCGCACTGGCAGCTCGCGCTGTGGGTGGCGTATCTGCCAGTGGTGCTCGTGCTGCTGCCGGCGGTGTTGGTGGGGAGCCGGTGGTACGTCGACGGGGAGGGCGCGGCGGGGGCCGGGTCGGAGGGCGGTGGGGGTTTCGGGTTCGGCTGGCTGTTGCCGCTGTGTCTGGTGATGACCTTCGCGTACATCGGGGACTCGACGGTCTCCAACTGGAGTGCCAAGTACCTGGACGACGTGCTGGGGAGCTCCGAGCAGCTGGCGACGGTTCCGTACAACGTCTACATGGTGACCATGCTGGTGGGGCGGGGCGTCGGGGATCTGGGGGTACGGCGGTTCGGGGCCGCGGCGGTCGTGCGGGCGGGGGCGTTGGTGGCGGCGCTCGGGTTCGCGGTGGTGGCCGGGGCGTCCGGGGCGTGGGTGGGGATGGCCGGGTTCATGCTGCTGGGGTTCGGGTTGTGCGTGCTGGTGCCGCAGACGTTCGCGGCGGCGGGGCGGCTGGCCGTGGAGCGGCACGGGTCGGCGGCCTCGGACGCGGCGGTCGCTCGGCTGAACGTCTTCAACTACGTCGGTTTCCTGGTCGGTTCGCCGTTGGTGGGAGCGGTGGGGGAGGCGTGGAGCTATCGCGGGGCGATGCTCGTACCGATGGTGTTGGTGCTGGCGACGCTGGTGTGCGCGCGTTCGTTCGGCGCTCAACCGGACCGATACGGTGGCGGGCATGAGCGGCCGCGCACAGCTGATGTGGGACGAGGCAGTAACGGGCTATGA
- a CDS encoding acetoin utilization protein AcuC, producing the protein MSGRAQLMWDEAVTGYDFGPDHPMDPVRLTLTRGLVSALGLDREVDVVAARPAGDSTLRLVHRQDYIDAVKAASADPGAADGSYGLGTMDDPAFAGMHEVSALIAGLSVGAAEAVWRGDVAHAVNFAGGLHHAMPGGASGFCVYNDAALAVARLLELGAERVAYVDVDVHHGDGVQAAFWEDPRVLTISLHEHPRTLFPQTGWPEETGAGAGEGSAVNVALPAGTGDAGWLRAFHAVVPELLAEFRPQVLVTQHGADTHFEDPLAHLAVSLDAQRAVQLACHELAHACAEGRWVALGGGGYEVVDVVPRSWAHLVGIAAGRPVAPETLVPEGWRQEVFARTRQLGPGRMTDGRWPVSWTSWDEGYDPADRLDQAVLATRRAAFPLRGLLP; encoded by the coding sequence ATGAGCGGCCGCGCACAGCTGATGTGGGACGAGGCAGTAACGGGCTATGACTTCGGCCCGGACCATCCGATGGATCCGGTCCGGCTGACGCTGACCCGGGGGCTGGTCAGCGCCCTCGGACTCGATCGCGAGGTGGACGTCGTCGCCGCGCGGCCGGCCGGGGACTCGACGCTGCGGCTGGTCCACCGGCAGGACTACATCGACGCGGTGAAGGCCGCGTCGGCGGATCCGGGGGCGGCGGACGGGTCGTACGGGCTGGGGACGATGGACGACCCGGCGTTCGCCGGGATGCACGAGGTGTCCGCGCTGATCGCCGGGCTGTCGGTGGGGGCGGCGGAGGCGGTGTGGCGCGGGGACGTGGCGCACGCGGTGAACTTCGCGGGCGGGCTGCATCATGCGATGCCCGGGGGTGCGTCGGGGTTCTGCGTGTACAACGACGCGGCCTTGGCCGTGGCGCGGCTGCTGGAGTTGGGGGCCGAGCGGGTCGCGTACGTGGACGTCGACGTGCATCACGGGGACGGGGTACAGGCGGCGTTCTGGGAGGACCCGCGGGTGCTCACGATCTCGTTGCACGAGCATCCGCGGACGCTGTTCCCGCAGACCGGGTGGCCGGAGGAGACCGGGGCCGGGGCGGGAGAGGGTTCGGCGGTGAACGTGGCGCTGCCGGCGGGGACGGGGGACGCGGGGTGGTTGCGGGCGTTCCACGCGGTGGTGCCGGAGCTGCTGGCGGAGTTCCGGCCGCAGGTGCTGGTGACGCAGCACGGGGCCGATACACACTTCGAGGATCCGCTCGCTCATCTCGCCGTGTCCTTGGACGCGCAGCGGGCGGTGCAGCTGGCGTGCCATGAGCTGGCGCATGCCTGTGCGGAGGGGCGGTGGGTGGCGCTCGGTGGGGGCGGGTACGAGGTGGTGGACGTCGTGCCGCGGTCGTGGGCGCACCTGGTGGGGATCGCGGCGGGAAGGCCGGTGGCGCCGGAGACGCTGGTTCCCGAGGGGTGGCGGCAGGAAGTGTTCGCGCGCACGCGGCAGTTGGGGCCGGGGCGGATGACGGATGGGCGGTGGCCGGTGTCGTGGACGTCCTGGGACGAGGGCTACGATCCCGCTGACCGCTTGGACCAGGCGGTACTGGCTACGCGCCGGGCGGCGTTCCCGCTGCGGGGTCTGTTGCCGTAG
- a CDS encoding phosphatase — translation MLSTGELRAHLIAARLAGRVATAREVSLRSYRLFAARDPRVLIGIDPEWVWGQRDLIGLMADKCGVSADPRDTSGHDVIDPERTLAALDAFAERIGVAARRGTPVLFGTGHPHRLTGFYAALADALSAAGCDVLTPAQGRRVDITTRFGLRTHSLDYVRGVALVREAGLGRPAGEPGAHTHSPLPVRTVLAAVAEAGGPLPELVVGDHGWVCGAGQLGFEAMGLADTDDPALFVGEAEGSVSVVVPLDDGVRSAYYRPITRYVLNRACLSQ, via the coding sequence GTGTTGAGCACCGGGGAATTGCGGGCCCATCTGATTGCGGCTCGGTTGGCTGGGCGGGTGGCTACGGCGCGGGAGGTGAGTCTGCGGAGTTATCGGCTCTTCGCGGCTCGGGACCCTCGTGTGCTGATCGGGATCGATCCCGAATGGGTATGGGGACAGCGGGATCTGATCGGGTTGATGGCGGACAAGTGCGGGGTTTCGGCTGACCCCAGGGATACATCCGGTCATGATGTGATCGATCCTGAGCGGACGTTGGCCGCGCTGGACGCCTTCGCCGAGCGGATCGGGGTCGCGGCGCGGCGGGGGACACCCGTGTTGTTCGGGACCGGGCACCCGCACCGTCTGACCGGGTTCTACGCCGCCTTGGCAGACGCGTTGTCGGCGGCGGGATGTGATGTCCTCACCCCCGCGCAGGGCCGCCGTGTCGACATAACGACCCGGTTCGGTCTACGTACGCACAGCCTCGACTACGTACGAGGCGTTGCCCTCGTCCGCGAAGCCGGTCTCGGGCGCCCCGCTGGTGAGCCCGGCGCACACACGCACTCACCGCTCCCGGTTCGTACCGTGCTGGCCGCCGTGGCCGAGGCCGGCGGGCCGTTGCCGGAGCTCGTGGTGGGAGACCACGGGTGGGTCTGCGGAGCAGGTCAGCTGGGGTTCGAGGCCATGGGGCTGGCGGATACGGATGACCCCGCGCTCTTCGTGGGGGAGGCCGAGGGGTCCGTGTCCGTCGTCGTTCCACTTGATGATGGTGTGCGGTCGGCTTACTACCGTCCGATTACCCGCTACGTACTCAATCGAGCGTGTCTGTCACAGTAG
- a CDS encoding helix-turn-helix domain-containing protein: MAAAGERPLNEVQFLTVAEVASVMRVSKMTVYRLVHSGHLPAIRVGRSFRVPEQAVHEYLRESYVGVETA; this comes from the coding sequence ATGGCTGCAGCTGGCGAGAGGCCTCTGAACGAGGTTCAGTTCCTTACCGTGGCGGAGGTCGCCTCGGTGATGCGAGTGTCGAAGATGACCGTGTACCGCCTGGTGCACAGCGGTCATCTGCCCGCGATCCGGGTGGGGCGGTCCTTCCGCGTCCCCGAGCAAGCGGTGCACGAGTACCTCCGTGAGAGCTATGTGGGGGTGGAGACGGCCTGA
- a CDS encoding 30S ribosomal protein bS22, translating to MGSVIKKRRKRMAKKKHRKLLKRTRVQRRNKK from the coding sequence GTGGGCTCTGTTATCAAGAAGCGGCGCAAGCGGATGGCCAAGAAGAAGCACCGCAAGCTGCTCAAGCGCACGCGCGTTCAGCGCCGTAACAAGAAGTAA
- a CDS encoding NAD-dependent epimerase/dehydratase family protein: MGNVVLVTGVARQLGGRFVRRIQRDPRVERVVAVDALPPEHPLGDADFVQADIRQPTIARVLAETGADTVVHLDVTGTALGSGSRSTVKETNVIGTMQLLGACQKSPAVKRLVIKSSTNVYGSASRDPAVFTETTPAKSLPSGGFAKDAVEVEGYVRGFARRRPDVAVCVLRFANILGPAAETPLAAYFSLPVLPTVLGYDPRLQFVHEDDVIEVLRIAANEPERGTLNSGTFNIAGDGALLLSQCARRLGRPTVPMLLPALTWAGSLVRMLGVTDFSPEQIRLLTHGRVVATDQMRETLGFRPGFTTAETFADFARSRGPGLLPPEAVAGAVDRLAALSVPGSALPAQSAD; encoded by the coding sequence TTGGGGAACGTCGTGCTGGTGACCGGAGTGGCCCGTCAGCTGGGGGGCCGGTTCGTCCGGCGGATCCAGCGTGACCCACGGGTGGAGCGGGTCGTCGCCGTGGACGCGCTGCCGCCCGAGCACCCGCTGGGCGACGCCGACTTCGTCCAGGCCGACATCCGGCAGCCCACCATCGCGCGGGTGCTCGCCGAGACGGGCGCCGACACGGTCGTCCACCTGGACGTGACCGGCACCGCGCTGGGCAGCGGCAGCCGGAGCACGGTCAAGGAGACCAACGTCATCGGCACCATGCAGCTGCTCGGGGCGTGCCAGAAGTCCCCGGCGGTCAAGCGGCTGGTGATCAAGTCCAGTACGAACGTGTACGGTTCCGCGTCCCGCGACCCCGCCGTGTTCACCGAGACCACGCCCGCCAAGTCGCTGCCGAGCGGCGGCTTCGCCAAGGACGCGGTCGAGGTCGAGGGGTACGTACGGGGATTCGCGCGGCGCCGGCCGGACGTGGCCGTCTGCGTGCTGAGGTTCGCCAACATCCTCGGGCCGGCCGCGGAGACGCCGCTCGCCGCGTACTTCTCGCTGCCGGTCCTGCCGACGGTCCTCGGCTACGACCCGCGGCTGCAGTTCGTGCACGAGGACGACGTGATCGAGGTGCTGCGGATCGCCGCGAACGAGCCGGAGCGCGGCACGCTCAACAGCGGCACCTTCAACATCGCGGGCGACGGCGCGCTGTTGCTGTCGCAGTGCGCGCGGCGGCTCGGGCGGCCCACCGTGCCGATGCTGCTGCCGGCGCTCACCTGGGCCGGCTCCCTGGTGCGGATGCTCGGGGTGACGGACTTCTCGCCCGAGCAGATCCGGCTGCTCACCCACGGCCGGGTCGTGGCGACGGACCAGATGCGCGAGACGCTGGGCTTCCGGCCGGGATTCACGACCGCGGAGACGTTCGCGGACTTCGCGCGCAGCCGCGGCCCCGGGCTGCTGCCGCCGGAGGCCGTCGCTGGGGCCGTCGACCGGCTCGCCGCGCTCTCCGTGCCGGGCAGCGCCCTTCCGGCGCAGAGCGCCGACTGA
- a CDS encoding lysophospholipid acyltransferase family protein, whose product MADAKVIPFDDDRSRGSAVPRPQRRRGTGRLRGGGDVQPLPGRFPAQDAGHVNGVEQQGRDESGPDDGGLEQRVASGLAFLRRRLTGDYDVDDFGYDEELTDQVLMSLLRPVYEKYFRVEVKGIENIPSDGGALIVANHSGTLPLDGLMMQVAVHDHHLAGRHLRLLAADLVFVLPVVNELARKLGHTLACAEDAERLLGAGELVGVMPEGFKGIGKPFGERYKLQRFGRGGFVSTALRKGAPIIPCSIVGAEEIYPMIGNAKTLARLLGFPYFPITPTFPWLGPLGAIPLPTKWTIQFGEPIPTDGYPPEAAEDPMLMFNLTDQVREQIQHTLYKLLVQRRSVFF is encoded by the coding sequence ATGGCGGACGCCAAGGTCATTCCGTTCGACGACGACCGCTCCCGCGGGAGCGCCGTCCCGCGGCCGCAGCGGCGCCGAGGCACGGGGCGCCTGCGTGGGGGCGGGGACGTACAGCCCCTGCCCGGCCGGTTCCCGGCGCAGGACGCGGGGCACGTGAACGGTGTGGAACAGCAGGGACGGGACGAGAGCGGGCCGGACGACGGCGGGCTGGAGCAGCGGGTGGCGAGCGGACTCGCCTTCCTGCGGCGGCGCCTGACCGGCGACTACGACGTCGACGACTTCGGCTACGACGAGGAACTCACCGACCAGGTCCTGATGTCGCTGCTGCGGCCGGTGTACGAGAAGTACTTCCGGGTCGAGGTGAAGGGCATCGAGAACATCCCGTCCGACGGCGGTGCCCTGATCGTCGCCAACCACTCCGGGACGCTCCCGCTGGACGGGCTGATGATGCAGGTCGCCGTGCACGACCACCACCTGGCGGGGCGTCATCTGCGGCTCCTCGCCGCGGACCTGGTCTTCGTGCTGCCGGTGGTCAACGAGCTCGCCCGGAAGCTGGGGCACACCCTGGCGTGCGCGGAGGACGCCGAGCGGCTGCTCGGGGCGGGGGAGTTGGTCGGGGTGATGCCCGAGGGCTTCAAGGGCATCGGCAAGCCCTTCGGCGAGCGCTACAAGCTCCAGCGGTTCGGCCGGGGCGGCTTCGTCTCCACGGCGCTGCGCAAGGGCGCGCCGATCATCCCGTGCTCGATCGTCGGGGCCGAGGAGATCTACCCGATGATCGGCAACGCGAAGACGCTGGCGCGGCTGCTGGGTTTTCCGTACTTCCCGATCACGCCCACCTTCCCCTGGCTCGGCCCGCTCGGCGCGATCCCGCTGCCGACGAAGTGGACGATCCAGTTCGGCGAGCCGATCCCGACGGACGGCTACCCGCCGGAGGCCGCCGAGGACCCGATGCTGATGTTCAACCTGACCGACCAGGTCCGCGAACAGATCCAGCACACGCTCTACAAGCTGCTGGTGCAGCGGCGGTCGGTGTTCTTCTGA
- a CDS encoding DUF5667 domain-containing protein: protein MIANVSAHRRANAFAQDLEEQSARDTAAERSDGPAGPAAGAAEPTERGTLLALAAGLGALPRPQLDPEVKTVQRAQLVAAMEAMLQEGGAADSPVPEQRSHRAAKGAHRASPLGKLRPRSRLSKGLAAGGLSVGVAAGAFGGVAAASSGALPGDSLYGLKRGMEDFKLNHLTDSDDARGRLYLDQASTRLNEARRLMDRGRGGDLDHESIGEVRRTLSGMRHDASEGHRLLREAYERDPDSLGPIQALSTFSRSHREVWGQLRDKLPVQLGDVSDEVSSVFDAIDEDVAPLQSLLPQPSPETGDDSHQGSGPASPGSSGTHRSAPPHTGDRTSPGHQSSGSPSGAASDSADDGLIGGSTGGLFDPPKNSGSASPSTTKPPAGAPDVTVPPLLPGLLPGLGIDSDDAD, encoded by the coding sequence GTGATCGCGAACGTTTCGGCACACCGGCGGGCGAACGCCTTCGCCCAGGACCTGGAGGAGCAGTCCGCCCGGGACACGGCGGCCGAGCGGTCCGATGGACCGGCGGGACCGGCCGCGGGCGCTGCGGAACCGACCGAGCGGGGCACGTTGCTGGCCCTGGCGGCAGGTCTCGGCGCACTGCCCCGGCCGCAGCTCGACCCGGAGGTCAAGACCGTCCAGCGCGCGCAGCTCGTGGCCGCGATGGAGGCCATGCTCCAGGAGGGCGGGGCGGCGGACTCTCCGGTGCCCGAGCAGCGGTCGCACCGGGCGGCCAAGGGCGCACACCGGGCGAGCCCGCTGGGCAAGCTGCGACCGCGCTCACGGCTGAGCAAGGGGCTCGCCGCGGGCGGACTCAGCGTCGGAGTCGCCGCGGGCGCCTTCGGCGGAGTCGCCGCCGCGAGCTCCGGCGCGCTGCCCGGCGACTCCCTGTACGGGCTGAAGCGCGGCATGGAGGACTTCAAGCTCAACCACCTCACCGACAGCGACGACGCGCGCGGCCGGCTCTACCTCGACCAGGCCTCCACCCGGCTGAACGAGGCCCGCCGGCTGATGGACCGCGGCCGCGGCGGCGACCTCGACCACGAGTCGATCGGCGAGGTCCGGCGCACGCTGTCCGGGATGCGGCACGACGCCTCCGAGGGCCACCGCCTGCTGCGCGAGGCCTACGAGCGCGACCCGGACTCCCTGGGCCCCATCCAGGCCCTCTCGACGTTCTCCCGGTCCCACCGCGAGGTGTGGGGGCAGCTGCGCGACAAGCTGCCGGTCCAGCTCGGGGACGTGAGCGACGAGGTCTCGTCGGTCTTCGACGCCATAGACGAAGATGTCGCGCCGCTCCAGTCCCTGCTGCCACAGCCGTCGCCCGAGACCGGCGACGACAGCCACCAGGGCTCCGGTCCGGCGTCCCCCGGCTCCTCCGGCACCCACCGGTCGGCCCCGCCCCACACCGGCGACAGGACCTCGCCCGGCCACCAGTCCAGCGGCAGCCCCAGCGGCGCCGCCTCGGACAGCGCGGACGACGGTCTGATCGGCGGCAGCACGGGCGGCCTGTTCGACCCGCCGAAGAACTCCGGCAGCGCCTCCCCGTCCACCACCAAGCCCCCGGCCGGCGCCCCGGACGTCACGGTCCCGCCGCTCCTCCCGGGCCTGCTCCCCGGCCTGGGCATCGACAGCGACGACGCCGACTAG